A genomic segment from Enoplosus armatus isolate fEnoArm2 chromosome 12, fEnoArm2.hap1, whole genome shotgun sequence encodes:
- the mlh1 gene encoding DNA mismatch repair protein Mlh1 isoform X2 — protein MAGVIRRLDETVVNRIAAGEVIQRPANGVKELIENCLDAKSTNIQVTVKDGGLKLLQIQDNGTGIRKEDMEIVCERFTTSKLQTFEDLSGIATYGFRGEALASISHVAHVTITTKTADAKCAYRASYSDGKLKGPPKPCAGNQGTQILVEDLFYNVSTRRKALKSPGDEYSRIVDVVSRYAIHNSGKSFSVKKQGETVADVRTLPNATVVDNIRGVFGNAVSRELIEVGCEDQKLAYKMKGYISNANYSVKKCILILFINHRLVESSALKKAIETVYAAYLPKNTHPFLYLSLEIAPQNVDVNVHPTKHEVHFLHEDSVIESVQKHVESKLLGSNSSRTYFTQTLLPGLSGSGGSEVKSSSVAAEPSERVYAHQMVRTDCRAQKLDAFLQPKERPSADPEPAGPSSREAVTKTAQPDIVEMDEMDDEDMMEALVEQEAGVPKGDEDNANGRPRKEQQLQHEEKDEDLRAGATPERRVIKLNSIKELRAEITENTHTGLQEMLQNHSFVGCVNPQWTLIQHHTKLYLLNTTKLSQELFYQILIYDFGNFGVLRLSTPAPLYELAMLALDSEESGWTEEDGPKEGLAQYIVDFLKKKADMLEDYFSVEIDQEGNLTGLPLLLDKYTPVMEGLPMFILRLATEVNWDSEKECFRDFSKECSVFCSIRKQYILEAEPGEEQDAEVNSWRWKVEHVIFKAFRSLFSPPKNLSEDGTVLQIANLPDLYKVFERC, from the exons ATGGCAGGAGTTATCCGGAGGCTCGACGAGACTGTTGTCAACCGCATAGCTGCAGGAGAAGTTATCCAGCGTCCTGCCAACGGCGTCAAAGAGCTGATTGAAAACTG TTTGGATGCCAAGTCCACCAACATTCAGGTGACGGTGAAAGACGGCGGACTGAAGCTCCTTCAGATTCAGGACAACGGCACTGGCATCAGG AAAGAAGATATGGAGATTGTGTGTGAAAGGTTCACCACCAGCAAACTGCAGACTTTTGAGGACCTCTCGGGTATTGCAACCTATGGATTCAGAGGAGAG GCCCTTGCCAGTATAAGCCATGTTGCCCATGTGACCATAACGACTAAGACAGCTGATGCCAAGTGCGCCTACAG AGCTAGCTACAGCGATGGCAAACTAAAAGGCCCTCCCAAACCATGCGCTGGCAACCAGGGAACCCAGATTCTT GTGGAGGACCTCTTCTATAACGTGTCCACCAGGAGGAAAGCTTTGAAGAGCCCCGGGGATGAGTACTCCAGGATTGTAGATGTGGTCAGCAG GTACGCCATACACAATTCAGGAAAAAGCTTTTCTGTCAAAAAG CAAGGAGAGACTGTGGCAGATGTGAGGACTCTACCCAACGCAACTGTAGTGGATAATATTCGAGGAGTTTTTGGAAATGCAGTCAGCAG GGAGCTGATCGAAGTTGGCTGCGAGGATCAGAAGCTCGCGTACAAGATGAAAGGCTACATCTCCAACGCAAATTACTCCGTCAAGAAATGCATCCTGATCCTCTTCATCAACC ATCGTCTGGTGGAGTCGAGCGCTTTGAAGAAAGCAATCGAGACAGTTTATGCCGCATACCTTCCCAAGAACACACACCCTTTTCTGTACCTCAG CTTGGAGATAGCGCCGCAGAATGTAGATGTGAATGTCCATCCCACAAAACATGAGGTGCATTTCTTGCATGAAGACAGCGTCATCGAGAGCGTTCAGAAGCATGTTGAGAGCAAACTTCTGGGCTCCAACTCGTCACGCACATATTTCACTCAG acgTTGCTGCCAGGGCTGTCTGGCTCAGGTGGCAGTGAGGTCAAGTCCTCCAGCGTCGCAGCGGAGCCCAGTGAGCGAGTCTACGCACATCAGATGGTGAGGACCGACTGCCGCGCACAGAAGCTGGACGCCTTCCTCCAGCCGAAAGAGAGGCCGTCTGCTGATCCTGAACCAGCCGGTCCCAGCAGCAGGGAGGCTGTGACCAAAACTGCCCAGCCAGACATAGTAGAGATGGATGAGATGGACGATGAAGACATGATGGAGGCGCTGGTCGAGCAGGAAGCAGGGGTGCCTAAAGGCGACGAAGACAATGCTAATGGC CGACCCAggaaagagcagcagctgcagcacgaGGAAAAAGACGAGGACCTGAGGGCTGGAGCCACGCCCGAGAGACGAGTCATAAAACTGAACAGCATCAAAGAGCTCAGAGCGGAGATcactgagaacacacacactg GTCTTCAAGAAATGCTGCAGAACCACTCGTTTGTGGGCTGCGTCAATCCCCAGTGGACTCTGATCCAACATCACACCAAACTGTACCTGCTCAACACCACCAAACTCAG cCAGGAGCTCTTCTACCAAATACTCATCTACGACTTCGGGAACTTCGGTGTGCTAAGACTATCT ACACCGGCTCCACTTTATGAGTTGGCCATGTTGGCTCTGGACTCCGAGGAAAGCGGGTGGACAGAAGAGGACGGTCCTAAAGAAGGCCTGGCTCAGTACATAGTGGACTTCCTGAAGAAGAAAGCAGACATGCTGGAGGACTACTTCTCAGTGGAGATAGATCAG GAAGGAAATCTAACAGGGCTGCCATTACTGCTTGACAAGTACACCCCCGTCATGGAGGGTCTCCCCATGTTCATCCTGCGCCTGGCCACCGAG GTGAACTGGGACAGCGAGAAGGAGTGCTTCAGAGACTTCAGCAAGGAGTGCAGTGTGTTCTGCTCCATCAGGAAGCAGTACATTCTGGAGGCCGAGCCGGGAGAGGAGCAG GACGCTGAGGTGAACTCGTGGCGTTGGAAAGTTGAGCACGTTATCTTCAAAGCGTTCCGATCCCTCTTCAGTCCTCCGAAGAACTTGAGTGAGGACGGCACCGTGCTGCAGATTGCTAACTTACCTGATCTCTATAAAGTGTTTGAGAGGTGCTAA
- the mlh1 gene encoding DNA mismatch repair protein Mlh1 isoform X1: MAGVIRRLDETVVNRIAAGEVIQRPANGVKELIENCLDAKSTNIQVTVKDGGLKLLQIQDNGTGIRKEDMEIVCERFTTSKLQTFEDLSGIATYGFRGEALASISHVAHVTITTKTADAKCAYRASYSDGKLKGPPKPCAGNQGTQILVEDLFYNVSTRRKALKSPGDEYSRIVDVVSRYAIHNSGKSFSVKKQGETVADVRTLPNATVVDNIRGVFGNAVSRELIEVGCEDQKLAYKMKGYISNANYSVKKCILILFINHRLVESSALKKAIETVYAAYLPKNTHPFLYLSLEIAPQNVDVNVHPTKHEVHFLHEDSVIESVQKHVESKLLGSNSSRTYFTQTLLPGLSGSGGSEVKSSSVAAEPSERVYAHQMVRTDCRAQKLDAFLQPKERPSADPEPAGPSSREAVTKTAQPDIVEMDEMDDEDMMEALVEQEAGVPKGDEDNANGVQRKRPRKEQQLQHEEKDEDLRAGATPERRVIKLNSIKELRAEITENTHTGLQEMLQNHSFVGCVNPQWTLIQHHTKLYLLNTTKLSQELFYQILIYDFGNFGVLRLSTPAPLYELAMLALDSEESGWTEEDGPKEGLAQYIVDFLKKKADMLEDYFSVEIDQEGNLTGLPLLLDKYTPVMEGLPMFILRLATEVNWDSEKECFRDFSKECSVFCSIRKQYILEAEPGEEQDAEVNSWRWKVEHVIFKAFRSLFSPPKNLSEDGTVLQIANLPDLYKVFERC; the protein is encoded by the exons ATGGCAGGAGTTATCCGGAGGCTCGACGAGACTGTTGTCAACCGCATAGCTGCAGGAGAAGTTATCCAGCGTCCTGCCAACGGCGTCAAAGAGCTGATTGAAAACTG TTTGGATGCCAAGTCCACCAACATTCAGGTGACGGTGAAAGACGGCGGACTGAAGCTCCTTCAGATTCAGGACAACGGCACTGGCATCAGG AAAGAAGATATGGAGATTGTGTGTGAAAGGTTCACCACCAGCAAACTGCAGACTTTTGAGGACCTCTCGGGTATTGCAACCTATGGATTCAGAGGAGAG GCCCTTGCCAGTATAAGCCATGTTGCCCATGTGACCATAACGACTAAGACAGCTGATGCCAAGTGCGCCTACAG AGCTAGCTACAGCGATGGCAAACTAAAAGGCCCTCCCAAACCATGCGCTGGCAACCAGGGAACCCAGATTCTT GTGGAGGACCTCTTCTATAACGTGTCCACCAGGAGGAAAGCTTTGAAGAGCCCCGGGGATGAGTACTCCAGGATTGTAGATGTGGTCAGCAG GTACGCCATACACAATTCAGGAAAAAGCTTTTCTGTCAAAAAG CAAGGAGAGACTGTGGCAGATGTGAGGACTCTACCCAACGCAACTGTAGTGGATAATATTCGAGGAGTTTTTGGAAATGCAGTCAGCAG GGAGCTGATCGAAGTTGGCTGCGAGGATCAGAAGCTCGCGTACAAGATGAAAGGCTACATCTCCAACGCAAATTACTCCGTCAAGAAATGCATCCTGATCCTCTTCATCAACC ATCGTCTGGTGGAGTCGAGCGCTTTGAAGAAAGCAATCGAGACAGTTTATGCCGCATACCTTCCCAAGAACACACACCCTTTTCTGTACCTCAG CTTGGAGATAGCGCCGCAGAATGTAGATGTGAATGTCCATCCCACAAAACATGAGGTGCATTTCTTGCATGAAGACAGCGTCATCGAGAGCGTTCAGAAGCATGTTGAGAGCAAACTTCTGGGCTCCAACTCGTCACGCACATATTTCACTCAG acgTTGCTGCCAGGGCTGTCTGGCTCAGGTGGCAGTGAGGTCAAGTCCTCCAGCGTCGCAGCGGAGCCCAGTGAGCGAGTCTACGCACATCAGATGGTGAGGACCGACTGCCGCGCACAGAAGCTGGACGCCTTCCTCCAGCCGAAAGAGAGGCCGTCTGCTGATCCTGAACCAGCCGGTCCCAGCAGCAGGGAGGCTGTGACCAAAACTGCCCAGCCAGACATAGTAGAGATGGATGAGATGGACGATGAAGACATGATGGAGGCGCTGGTCGAGCAGGAAGCAGGGGTGCCTAAAGGCGACGAAGACAATGCTAATGGCGTTCAGAG GAAGCGACCCAggaaagagcagcagctgcagcacgaGGAAAAAGACGAGGACCTGAGGGCTGGAGCCACGCCCGAGAGACGAGTCATAAAACTGAACAGCATCAAAGAGCTCAGAGCGGAGATcactgagaacacacacactg GTCTTCAAGAAATGCTGCAGAACCACTCGTTTGTGGGCTGCGTCAATCCCCAGTGGACTCTGATCCAACATCACACCAAACTGTACCTGCTCAACACCACCAAACTCAG cCAGGAGCTCTTCTACCAAATACTCATCTACGACTTCGGGAACTTCGGTGTGCTAAGACTATCT ACACCGGCTCCACTTTATGAGTTGGCCATGTTGGCTCTGGACTCCGAGGAAAGCGGGTGGACAGAAGAGGACGGTCCTAAAGAAGGCCTGGCTCAGTACATAGTGGACTTCCTGAAGAAGAAAGCAGACATGCTGGAGGACTACTTCTCAGTGGAGATAGATCAG GAAGGAAATCTAACAGGGCTGCCATTACTGCTTGACAAGTACACCCCCGTCATGGAGGGTCTCCCCATGTTCATCCTGCGCCTGGCCACCGAG GTGAACTGGGACAGCGAGAAGGAGTGCTTCAGAGACTTCAGCAAGGAGTGCAGTGTGTTCTGCTCCATCAGGAAGCAGTACATTCTGGAGGCCGAGCCGGGAGAGGAGCAG GACGCTGAGGTGAACTCGTGGCGTTGGAAAGTTGAGCACGTTATCTTCAAAGCGTTCCGATCCCTCTTCAGTCCTCCGAAGAACTTGAGTGAGGACGGCACCGTGCTGCAGATTGCTAACTTACCTGATCTCTATAAAGTGTTTGAGAGGTGCTAA